In Verrucomicrobiia bacterium, the following are encoded in one genomic region:
- a CDS encoding DUF559 domain-containing protein: MNPTPNLRRLRRDQTREEKQLWRALRAGRFAGFKFRRQHPIGQYALDFYCPLARLSIELDGFSHGLPQQMAHDIGREKFLEERGIEELRFWNRQWRQNREGVLVEIWHALQRRTGCTQIMRKLENQTYLPLPVDQLGKKPARKPPWENHYTHGRGM; this comes from the coding sequence ATGAATCCAACCCCCAACCTGCGCCGTCTTCGACGTGACCAAACCAGGGAAGAAAAGCAGCTTTGGCGCGCTTTGCGGGCCGGCCGGTTTGCCGGATTCAAATTTCGCCGCCAACATCCGATTGGCCAGTATGCCCTTGATTTTTACTGTCCTTTGGCCCGGCTCTCGATCGAACTGGATGGCTTTTCACACGGCTTGCCTCAGCAGATGGCTCATGACATCGGGCGAGAGAAGTTTCTTGAGGAGCGAGGCATTGAGGAGCTGCGGTTTTGGAACCGGCAGTGGCGTCAGAACCGGGAAGGAGTGTTGGTGGAGATTTGGCACGCCCTTCAGCGCAGGACGGGCTGCACTCAAATCATGCGCAAACTGGAAAATCAGACCTACCTGCCCCTGCCTGTGGACCAACTCGGAAAGAAGCCGGCCCGAAAACCACCGTGGGAGAACCACTACACTCATGGGCGAGGCATGTAA
- a CDS encoding prepilin-type N-terminal cleavage/methylation domain-containing protein, which yields MNDSKQAASRDTSTVGALRRGFTLIELLVVIAIIAILAAMLLPALTKARQKAQGISCLNNLKQIILAWHMYNLDNNSKLCPAFHGGDAMNGNYPAVYGPGWVEGWLDWSTSPDNTNLNFLISAKYARFGQYLKNPSVFKCPADNYLSAPQLSAGFKSRVRSLSGNIGVGPGNANAGPWAAGVYQQYTNDYSFLYPGVAQTWVYIDEHPDSINDAGFFNPQNPTQVTDIPATYHNGACGVTFADGHGEIHKWIACMSQPKAQHVGAINGQYNNGAIYGARGDADIHWLSWHGGTVGPNTSY from the coding sequence ATGAATGATTCAAAACAGGCCGCTTCAAGAGATACCTCCACCGTTGGCGCATTGCGCCGGGGTTTCACGCTCATCGAGCTGTTGGTCGTAATTGCCATCATCGCCATTCTGGCGGCGATGCTCCTGCCCGCCCTGACCAAAGCCAGGCAAAAGGCCCAGGGCATCTCGTGCCTGAATAACCTGAAACAGATTATTCTCGCCTGGCACATGTACAACCTGGATAACAACAGCAAGCTCTGTCCCGCATTCCACGGTGGCGATGCGATGAACGGCAATTATCCCGCTGTTTACGGTCCCGGCTGGGTCGAGGGATGGCTTGATTGGTCAACCAGCCCTGATAATACCAACCTCAATTTCTTGATCAGCGCCAAGTACGCCAGGTTCGGCCAATACCTAAAGAATCCTTCAGTTTTCAAATGTCCCGCCGACAATTACCTATCTGCACCGCAACTCTCGGCAGGATTTAAGTCCCGCGTGCGCAGCCTTTCAGGAAACATCGGGGTTGGTCCCGGCAACGCCAATGCAGGTCCTTGGGCCGCTGGAGTTTACCAGCAATACACAAACGATTATTCCTTCCTGTACCCCGGTGTTGCCCAGACTTGGGTTTACATAGACGAGCATCCTGACAGCATCAATGATGCCGGTTTCTTTAACCCACAGAACCCTACGCAAGTGACAGACATCCCTGCCACGTACCACAATGGAGCCTGTGGAGTAACTTTCGCGGACGGCCACGGGGAGATTCACAAATGGATTGCTTGCATGTCGCAGCCTAAGGCCCAGCACGTTGGCGCTATCAACGGGCAATACAACAACGGGGCAATTTATGGCGCCCGAGGTGACGCCGATATCCATTGGCTCTCCTGGCATGGGGGCACCGTCGGGCCAAACACATCATACTGA
- a CDS encoding PQQ-dependent sugar dehydrogenase, whose protein sequence is MSPRRLFQRAVAPAMLLIAALTPLNLDAQETPPGNAARGKAFFQVNCAVCHSPVLGPDNTVIMKQGPSLVGVLGRPAGSQPNFNYTKAIRQSGFTWNPATLNRFLSNPMVVVPGTTMPIPVADPANRADVIAYLATLKIPEGVTLKYEVLPETAGGTDPNDWQRQAPGAQHHFTEAEMPKPYETKSAGNGPEVVPAPANATLAVPPGFTVKLFANGLHNPRLLRTAPNGDIFIAETGRNRIRVMRTTDGADAPKENQLFAEGLDRPFGISFYPPGDNPQWMYVANNNSVVRLPYHSGDLKAGGAPEVIVPKLADGTGGHSTRDVVFSKDGKRMFISVGSGSNVADRMKKKTPEEIRAWEAEHGVGAAWGPEMNRADILVTDPEGHQPFHPFATGVRNGVGLAVNPETGDLWVSTNERDALGDNLVPDYVTRVKEGGYYGWPWYYIGNHEDPRHAGERPDLAGKAIVPDVLEQSHSASLQMTFYTATAGVAAFPADFRGDAFVALHGSWNRTIRTGYKVIRVLLNHGAPTGQYDDFLTGFVVDNHSVWGRPVGVTVAHDGALLITEDGNGTMWRIAYGQEKFTQTDSPASPSPKLVVAR, encoded by the coding sequence ATGTCACCTCGAAGATTGTTCCAGCGCGCGGTGGCGCCCGCCATGTTGTTGATCGCCGCCCTGACGCCACTAAACCTGGACGCCCAGGAGACGCCTCCGGGCAATGCCGCGCGGGGCAAGGCCTTTTTTCAAGTCAATTGCGCGGTTTGCCATTCGCCGGTGTTGGGGCCGGACAACACGGTGATCATGAAACAAGGGCCGAGCCTGGTCGGCGTATTGGGGCGGCCCGCAGGGTCGCAGCCAAATTTCAATTACACCAAGGCGATACGGCAATCGGGGTTTACATGGAACCCGGCCACTTTGAACCGTTTTTTGTCCAACCCGATGGTGGTAGTGCCCGGCACGACGATGCCGATACCGGTGGCGGACCCGGCCAATCGCGCCGATGTCATCGCTTATCTTGCAACGCTGAAAATCCCGGAAGGCGTGACGCTAAAATACGAGGTCCTGCCCGAGACAGCCGGGGGAACAGACCCGAACGACTGGCAGCGCCAGGCCCCGGGAGCGCAACATCATTTCACGGAGGCCGAGATGCCCAAGCCCTACGAGACGAAGTCTGCTGGCAATGGCCCCGAGGTGGTGCCGGCCCCGGCGAACGCGACGCTGGCAGTGCCGCCTGGCTTCACCGTGAAGCTATTCGCCAATGGCCTGCACAACCCGCGCCTGCTGCGCACCGCGCCAAATGGGGACATCTTCATCGCCGAGACGGGTCGCAACCGGATTCGAGTCATGCGGACGACGGACGGGGCGGATGCGCCGAAGGAGAACCAGCTTTTCGCGGAGGGCCTGGACCGTCCATTCGGCATCTCGTTTTATCCGCCGGGCGACAACCCGCAGTGGATGTACGTGGCCAACAACAATTCTGTGGTGCGCTTGCCCTATCACAGCGGGGATTTGAAGGCCGGCGGGGCGCCGGAGGTGATTGTGCCCAAGCTGGCGGATGGCACCGGCGGCCACAGCACTCGCGACGTGGTGTTTTCCAAGGACGGCAAGCGCATGTTCATTTCAGTGGGTTCCGGCTCGAATGTGGCTGACCGAATGAAGAAGAAGACGCCCGAGGAAATCCGGGCGTGGGAGGCTGAGCATGGGGTGGGAGCAGCCTGGGGACCGGAAATGAACCGGGCCGACATCCTGGTGACCGACCCGGAGGGACATCAGCCTTTTCATCCGTTCGCCACGGGCGTCCGCAACGGCGTCGGTTTGGCGGTCAACCCGGAAACAGGCGATTTGTGGGTCTCCACCAATGAGCGTGACGCTCTGGGGGACAACCTGGTGCCGGACTACGTGACTCGAGTGAAAGAGGGGGGCTACTACGGCTGGCCCTGGTATTACATTGGCAACCACGAGGACCCCAGGCATGCCGGCGAACGCCCCGACCTGGCGGGCAAGGCAATTGTCCCCGACGTGCTCGAGCAATCACATTCGGCCTCGCTGCAAATGACCTTTTACACCGCGACCGCCGGCGTGGCGGCGTTTCCGGCGGATTTTCGCGGCGACGCCTTTGTGGCGCTTCATGGGTCATGGAACCGCACCATTCGCACCGGTTACAAGGTCATCCGCGTGCTGCTCAACCACGGGGCCCCCACGGGGCAGTATGACGATTTCCTAACGGGGTTTGTAGTCGATAACCACAGTGTGTGGGGCCGGCCAGTGGGGGTCACGGTGGCCCACGACGGCGCCTTATTGATAACCGAAGACGGCAACGGGACGATGTGGCGCATCGCCTACGGGCAGGAGAAGTTTACGCAAACTGATTCCCCGGCAAGCCCCTCGCCAAAGCTTGTCGTCGCAAGATAG